One Amaranthus tricolor cultivar Red isolate AtriRed21 chromosome 1, ASM2621246v1, whole genome shotgun sequence DNA window includes the following coding sequences:
- the LOC130813605 gene encoding protein FATTY ACID EXPORT 1, chloroplastic-like isoform X6 — MSSTISQLSCFSSIKINFHFQQRRSLSILIYRPKISAVMSVEGHDDETSSAGNMPKLSYVADQSSSSVEPVVKLYPGVEEHANVNGKVGVNASPDPAVVGKKNTAKIHDFCFGIPFGGFILTGGVFGSIFSRNLASLSTGVLFGGSILAFSTFSLKVWKQGKSSYPFIIGQAVLAATLFWKNFKTYSVRFHVGLLYLCAAFRRQSTPKEIEIRSRSCIMTKHLKVKH; from the exons ATGTCGTCTACGATCTCTCAGTTATCATGCTTCTCCtccattaaaatcaattttcattttcagcAACGCCGATCACTTTCGATCCTCATTTATCGTCCAAAG atatCAGCTGTTATGAGCGTTGAAGGACATGATGATGAAACTTCGAGTGCTGGCAACATGCCTAAGCTAAGCTATGTTGCTGATCAATCAAGCTCCAGTGTAGAACCAGTAGTGAAGTTGTATCCAGGGGTAGAGGAGCATGCCAATGTTAACGGAAAGGTTGGCGTCAATGCATCTCCGGATCCAGCTGTTGTTGGAAAGAAGAATACAGCAAAGATTCATGACTTTTGTTTTGGAATTCCTTTTG GTGGCTTTATTCTGACTGGTGGAGTCTTTGGCTCAATTTTCTCGAGGAACTTGGCATCTCTTAGCACGGGTGTTCTATTTGGAGGTTCTATTCTAGCATTTAGCACATTCAGTTTAAAGGTTTGGAAGCAAGGAAAATCGTCGTACCCTTTTATCATTGGACAAGCAG TTCTTGCAGCCACCTTGTTCTGGAAGAACTTCAAAACCTACTCAGTG CGTTTTCATGTTGGTCTTTTATACTTATGTGCTGCTTTCCGGAGGCAATCCACCCCCAAAGAAATTGAAATCCGCAGCCGAAGTTGCATCATGACGAAGCATTTGAAG GTAAAGCATTAA
- the LOC130813605 gene encoding protein FATTY ACID EXPORT 1, chloroplastic-like isoform X3: protein MSSTISQLSCFSSIKINFHFQQRRSLSILIYRPKISAVMSVEGHDDETSSAGNMPKLSYVADQSSSSVEPVVKLYPGVEEHANVNGKVGVNASPDPAVVGKKNTAKIHDFCFGIPFGGFILTGGVFGSIFSRNLASLSTGVLFGGSILAFSTFSLKVWKQGKSSYPFIIGQAVLAATLFWKNFKTYSVRFHVGLLYLCAAFRRQSTPKEIEIRSRSCIMTKHLKGPTHTFQVKH, encoded by the exons ATGTCGTCTACGATCTCTCAGTTATCATGCTTCTCCtccattaaaatcaattttcattttcagcAACGCCGATCACTTTCGATCCTCATTTATCGTCCAAAG atatCAGCTGTTATGAGCGTTGAAGGACATGATGATGAAACTTCGAGTGCTGGCAACATGCCTAAGCTAAGCTATGTTGCTGATCAATCAAGCTCCAGTGTAGAACCAGTAGTGAAGTTGTATCCAGGGGTAGAGGAGCATGCCAATGTTAACGGAAAGGTTGGCGTCAATGCATCTCCGGATCCAGCTGTTGTTGGAAAGAAGAATACAGCAAAGATTCATGACTTTTGTTTTGGAATTCCTTTTG GTGGCTTTATTCTGACTGGTGGAGTCTTTGGCTCAATTTTCTCGAGGAACTTGGCATCTCTTAGCACGGGTGTTCTATTTGGAGGTTCTATTCTAGCATTTAGCACATTCAGTTTAAAGGTTTGGAAGCAAGGAAAATCGTCGTACCCTTTTATCATTGGACAAGCAG TTCTTGCAGCCACCTTGTTCTGGAAGAACTTCAAAACCTACTCAGTG CGTTTTCATGTTGGTCTTTTATACTTATGTGCTGCTTTCCGGAGGCAATCCACCCCCAAAGAAATTGAAATCCGCAGCCGAAGTTGCATCATGACGAAGCATTTGAAG GGTCCGACACATACATTTCAGGTAAAGCATTAA
- the LOC130813605 gene encoding protein FATTY ACID EXPORT 1, chloroplastic-like isoform X4, with translation MSSTISQLSCFSSIKINFHFQQRRSLSILIYRPKISAVMSVEGHDDETSSAGNMPKLSYVADQSSSSVEPVVKLYPGVEEHANVNGKVGVNASPDPAVVGKKNTAKIHDFCFGIPFGGFILTGGVFGSIFSRNLASLSTGVLFGGSILAFSTFSLKVWKQGKSSYPFIIGQAVLAATLFWKNFKTYSVRFHVGLLYLCAAFRRQSTPKEIEIRSRSCIMTKHLKVRLVRHIHFR, from the exons ATGTCGTCTACGATCTCTCAGTTATCATGCTTCTCCtccattaaaatcaattttcattttcagcAACGCCGATCACTTTCGATCCTCATTTATCGTCCAAAG atatCAGCTGTTATGAGCGTTGAAGGACATGATGATGAAACTTCGAGTGCTGGCAACATGCCTAAGCTAAGCTATGTTGCTGATCAATCAAGCTCCAGTGTAGAACCAGTAGTGAAGTTGTATCCAGGGGTAGAGGAGCATGCCAATGTTAACGGAAAGGTTGGCGTCAATGCATCTCCGGATCCAGCTGTTGTTGGAAAGAAGAATACAGCAAAGATTCATGACTTTTGTTTTGGAATTCCTTTTG GTGGCTTTATTCTGACTGGTGGAGTCTTTGGCTCAATTTTCTCGAGGAACTTGGCATCTCTTAGCACGGGTGTTCTATTTGGAGGTTCTATTCTAGCATTTAGCACATTCAGTTTAAAGGTTTGGAAGCAAGGAAAATCGTCGTACCCTTTTATCATTGGACAAGCAG TTCTTGCAGCCACCTTGTTCTGGAAGAACTTCAAAACCTACTCAGTG CGTTTTCATGTTGGTCTTTTATACTTATGTGCTGCTTTCCGGAGGCAATCCACCCCCAAAGAAATTGAAATCCGCAGCCGAAGTTGCATCATGACGAAGCATTTGAAGGTTAGATT GGTCCGACACATACATTTCAGGTAA
- the LOC130813605 gene encoding protein FATTY ACID EXPORT 1, chloroplastic-like isoform X7, which produces MSSTISQLSCFSSIKINFHFQQRRSLSILIYRPKISAVMSVEGHDDETSSAGNMPKLSYVADQSSSSVEPVVKLYPGVEEHANVNGKVGVNASPDPAVVGKKNTAKIHDFCFGIPFGGFILTGGVFGSIFSRNLASLSTGVLFGGSILAFSTFSLKVWKQGKSSYPFIIGQAVLAATLFWKNFKTYSVRFHVGLLYLCAAFRRQSTPKEIEIRSRSCIMTKHLKVRL; this is translated from the exons ATGTCGTCTACGATCTCTCAGTTATCATGCTTCTCCtccattaaaatcaattttcattttcagcAACGCCGATCACTTTCGATCCTCATTTATCGTCCAAAG atatCAGCTGTTATGAGCGTTGAAGGACATGATGATGAAACTTCGAGTGCTGGCAACATGCCTAAGCTAAGCTATGTTGCTGATCAATCAAGCTCCAGTGTAGAACCAGTAGTGAAGTTGTATCCAGGGGTAGAGGAGCATGCCAATGTTAACGGAAAGGTTGGCGTCAATGCATCTCCGGATCCAGCTGTTGTTGGAAAGAAGAATACAGCAAAGATTCATGACTTTTGTTTTGGAATTCCTTTTG GTGGCTTTATTCTGACTGGTGGAGTCTTTGGCTCAATTTTCTCGAGGAACTTGGCATCTCTTAGCACGGGTGTTCTATTTGGAGGTTCTATTCTAGCATTTAGCACATTCAGTTTAAAGGTTTGGAAGCAAGGAAAATCGTCGTACCCTTTTATCATTGGACAAGCAG TTCTTGCAGCCACCTTGTTCTGGAAGAACTTCAAAACCTACTCAGTG CGTTTTCATGTTGGTCTTTTATACTTATGTGCTGCTTTCCGGAGGCAATCCACCCCCAAAGAAATTGAAATCCGCAGCCGAAGTTGCATCATGACGAAGCATTTGAAGGTTAGATT GTAA
- the LOC130813605 gene encoding protein FATTY ACID EXPORT 1, chloroplastic-like isoform X2 produces MSSTISQLSCFSSIKINFHFQQRRSLSILIYRPKISAVMSVEGHDDETSSAGNMPKLSYVADQSSSSVEPVVKLYPGVEEHANVNGKVGVNASPDPAVVGKKNTAKIHDFCFGIPFGGFILTGGVFGSIFSRNLASLSTGVLFGGSILAFSTFSLKVWKQGKSSYPFIIGQAVLAATLFWKNFKTYSVRFHVGLLYLCAAFRRQSTPKEIEIRSRSCIMTKHLKHEKSVNFCNRVIAHDAACSCLEVTALRLF; encoded by the exons ATGTCGTCTACGATCTCTCAGTTATCATGCTTCTCCtccattaaaatcaattttcattttcagcAACGCCGATCACTTTCGATCCTCATTTATCGTCCAAAG atatCAGCTGTTATGAGCGTTGAAGGACATGATGATGAAACTTCGAGTGCTGGCAACATGCCTAAGCTAAGCTATGTTGCTGATCAATCAAGCTCCAGTGTAGAACCAGTAGTGAAGTTGTATCCAGGGGTAGAGGAGCATGCCAATGTTAACGGAAAGGTTGGCGTCAATGCATCTCCGGATCCAGCTGTTGTTGGAAAGAAGAATACAGCAAAGATTCATGACTTTTGTTTTGGAATTCCTTTTG GTGGCTTTATTCTGACTGGTGGAGTCTTTGGCTCAATTTTCTCGAGGAACTTGGCATCTCTTAGCACGGGTGTTCTATTTGGAGGTTCTATTCTAGCATTTAGCACATTCAGTTTAAAGGTTTGGAAGCAAGGAAAATCGTCGTACCCTTTTATCATTGGACAAGCAG TTCTTGCAGCCACCTTGTTCTGGAAGAACTTCAAAACCTACTCAGTG CGTTTTCATGTTGGTCTTTTATACTTATGTGCTGCTTTCCGGAGGCAATCCACCCCCAAAGAAATTGAAATCCGCAGCCGAAGTTGCATCATGACGAAGCATTTGAAG CATGAAAAGAGCGTCAATTTTTGTAACCGCGTCATTGCACATGATGCTGCTTGCTCATGCTTGGAAGTTACTGCACTTCGGCTTTTTTAA
- the LOC130813605 gene encoding protein FATTY ACID EXPORT 1, chloroplastic-like isoform X1 yields MSSTISQLSCFSSIKINFHFQQRRSLSILIYRPKISAVMSVEGHDDETSSAGNMPKLSYVADQSSSSVEPVVKLYPGVEEHANVNGKVGVNASPDPAVVGKKNTAKIHDFCFGIPFGGFILTGGVFGSIFSRNLASLSTGVLFGGSILAFSTFSLKVWKQGKSSYPFIIGQAVLAATLFWKNFKTYSVRFHVGLLYLCAAFRRQSTPKEIEIRSRSCIMTKHLKVRLYVLIMSFPSPNFCLIVYFILTLPMVYYAGDHKMNSV; encoded by the exons ATGTCGTCTACGATCTCTCAGTTATCATGCTTCTCCtccattaaaatcaattttcattttcagcAACGCCGATCACTTTCGATCCTCATTTATCGTCCAAAG atatCAGCTGTTATGAGCGTTGAAGGACATGATGATGAAACTTCGAGTGCTGGCAACATGCCTAAGCTAAGCTATGTTGCTGATCAATCAAGCTCCAGTGTAGAACCAGTAGTGAAGTTGTATCCAGGGGTAGAGGAGCATGCCAATGTTAACGGAAAGGTTGGCGTCAATGCATCTCCGGATCCAGCTGTTGTTGGAAAGAAGAATACAGCAAAGATTCATGACTTTTGTTTTGGAATTCCTTTTG GTGGCTTTATTCTGACTGGTGGAGTCTTTGGCTCAATTTTCTCGAGGAACTTGGCATCTCTTAGCACGGGTGTTCTATTTGGAGGTTCTATTCTAGCATTTAGCACATTCAGTTTAAAGGTTTGGAAGCAAGGAAAATCGTCGTACCCTTTTATCATTGGACAAGCAG TTCTTGCAGCCACCTTGTTCTGGAAGAACTTCAAAACCTACTCAGTG CGTTTTCATGTTGGTCTTTTATACTTATGTGCTGCTTTCCGGAGGCAATCCACCCCCAAAGAAATTGAAATCCGCAGCCGAAGTTGCATCATGACGAAGCATTTGAAGGTTAGATTGTATGTTCTGATCATGTCTTTCCCCTCTCCAAATTTTTGCTTGATTGTATACTTCATTTTGACTTTACCCATGGTTTATTATGCTGGAGATCATAAAATGAATTCAGTGTAG
- the LOC130813605 gene encoding protein FATTY ACID EXPORT 1, chloroplastic-like isoform X5, translating into MSSTISQLSCFSSIKINFHFQQRRSLSILIYRPKISAVMSVEGHDDETSSAGNMPKLSYVADQSSSSVEPVVKLYPGVEEHANVNGKVGVNASPDPAVVGKKNTAKIHDFCFGIPFGGFILTGGVFGSIFSRNLASLSTGVLFGGSILAFSTFSLKVWKQGKSSYPFIIGQAVLAATLFWKNFKTYSVTKKLFPLGLYALVSVFMLVFYTYVLLSGGNPPPKKLKSAAEVAS; encoded by the exons ATGTCGTCTACGATCTCTCAGTTATCATGCTTCTCCtccattaaaatcaattttcattttcagcAACGCCGATCACTTTCGATCCTCATTTATCGTCCAAAG atatCAGCTGTTATGAGCGTTGAAGGACATGATGATGAAACTTCGAGTGCTGGCAACATGCCTAAGCTAAGCTATGTTGCTGATCAATCAAGCTCCAGTGTAGAACCAGTAGTGAAGTTGTATCCAGGGGTAGAGGAGCATGCCAATGTTAACGGAAAGGTTGGCGTCAATGCATCTCCGGATCCAGCTGTTGTTGGAAAGAAGAATACAGCAAAGATTCATGACTTTTGTTTTGGAATTCCTTTTG GTGGCTTTATTCTGACTGGTGGAGTCTTTGGCTCAATTTTCTCGAGGAACTTGGCATCTCTTAGCACGGGTGTTCTATTTGGAGGTTCTATTCTAGCATTTAGCACATTCAGTTTAAAGGTTTGGAAGCAAGGAAAATCGTCGTACCCTTTTATCATTGGACAAGCAG TTCTTGCAGCCACCTTGTTCTGGAAGAACTTCAAAACCTACTCAGTG ACAAAAAAATTGTTCCCGTTAGGACTCTATGCTTTAGTGAG CGTTTTCATGTTGGTCTTTTATACTTATGTGCTGCTTTCCGGAGGCAATCCACCCCCAAAGAAATTGAAATCCGCAGCCGAAGTTGCATCATGA
- the LOC130810946 gene encoding lichenase-like gives MIIQKVSYTISANICCPAAVQKNLCLSHIDLEEEAAARLTLQPLRTHTQIPHQIYLIPMMVDNYPYYVLIMNPNAGYKSLDIVVTETGWPLAGGITASVENQIQNVKNVCPNRPNKPIETYLYSMFDEDVQGAAAIERHFGLFTPMKELKFELNS, from the exons ATGATAATCCAAAAGGTTAGCTATACCATATCTGCAAACATATGTTGTCCAGCTGCTGTACAGAAAAATTTATGCTTGTCCCACATCGACTTAGAAGAAGAG GCGGCAGCTCGTTTGACATTGCAGCCCTTAAGAACCCATACACAGATCCCCCATCAGATATATCTTATCCCAATGATGGTCGATAATTACCCTTACTATGTCCTTATTATGAACCCAAA CGCCGGTTATAAATCACTTGATATTGTTGTGACCGAGACTGGATGGCCTTTAGCTGGCGGAATTACTGCCAGTGTCGAGAATCAGATTCAAAATGTCAAGAACGTTTGTCCAAATAGGCCTAACAAGCCTATTGAGACTTATTTGTATTCCATGTTTGATGAAGATGTTCAGGGTGCAGCTGCGATTGAGAGGCATTTTGGTTTGTTTACCCCTATGAAAGAACTGAAGTTCGAGCTTAACTCTTAA